From Woronichinia naegeliana WA131, the proteins below share one genomic window:
- a CDS encoding DUF4164 domain-containing protein: MTTTPKATVTYSIEDILARIEDKIDARFEKVDRQLTEINQRLTKLEVGQAELSGDIKALDERLSGEIKALDERLSGDIKTLSAKVDGLGKRLDNQEFLNRGVAVAVLAALLAGSAKLFGLLPKG; encoded by the coding sequence ATGACTACCACTCCTAAAGCAACTGTCACCTATAGTATTGAAGACATCCTCGCCCGTATTGAGGATAAGATAGATGCGCGTTTCGAGAAAGTTGATCGCCAATTAACGGAGATAAACCAACGGTTAACTAAACTGGAGGTGGGACAGGCTGAGTTGTCGGGAGATATTAAGGCTCTTGATGAAAGATTATCAGGAGAAATAAAAGCTCTTGATGAACGGTTATCGGGAGATATTAAGACGTTGAGCGCGAAAGTGGATGGGCTTGGTAAGCGTTTGGATAATCAGGAGTTTTTGAATCGTGGGGTAGCTGTGGCGGTTTTGGCGGCGTTACTGGCGGGTTCGGCTAAGTTATTTGGATTATTACCCAAGGGTTGA